A genomic window from Vigna radiata var. radiata cultivar VC1973A chromosome 2, Vradiata_ver6, whole genome shotgun sequence includes:
- the LOC106777672 gene encoding peptidyl-prolyl cis-trans isomerase FKBP43-like isoform X1, producing MAFWGVEVKPGKPFTHKYEDSKGRLHISMATLGLGTAIAKSTLQCNVGNRSPVYLCSLYPGNAESLQLNLELEEVDHVLFSVIGPRSIHLCGYYLATARNANLIDDSESYGEDIADTETEKSDYSDEDGYDDSFIDDDIVPEASSPSLISKEEEASHENGPKIKKGSLRRLRKMYQSVESDDDSFGGEKIGEKIIVNDRIHDKIQETDNEDSLPISSIYKNKASGRVLDKEMDVSVVRGAGDASNKKEEDGVNNIFETNLEAGHVLVDSQTHREAVPSKHLVDPCTSLDVGDIKSPKKKKKKKKKKEKEAKSSCSGRSTKLENVINELKMEDMTQVIVAGGKQEQHVDDKETETTDKILPSSQVDHGLDEKPKKKRKERSKEGMVSIATDGYHNSLVNLPLRNEQPTVNDRDVKISGNAAEMDPKKNRAKRKKK from the exons ATGGCTTTCTGGG GAGTGGAAGTGAAACCAGGAAAGCCTTTTACTCATAAATACGAGGATTCCAAAGGACGCCTCCATATTTCAATG GCCACTCTTGGGTTGGGCACTGCGATAGCAAAAAGCACACTGCAGTGCAATGTGGGAAACAGGAGCCCTGTATATCTATGCTCGCTCTATCCTGGAAACGCAGAGTCATTGCAATTAAACTTAGAGCTCGAAGAAGTTGATCATGTTCTTTTCTCTGTAATTGGTCCTCGGAGCATTCATCTCTGCGGGTACTATCTCGCCACTGCCCGCAACGCCAATCTTATTGATGATTC TGAATCATATGGAGAGGATATCGCTGATACAGAAACAGAGAAATCTGATTACAGTGACGAAGATGGGTATGATGATAGTTTCATTGACGATGACATTGTTCCAGAGGCTTCCTCACCATCTCTTATTTCCAAAGAAG AGGAAGCTTCTCATGAGAACGGaccaaaaattaagaaaggcAGTCTTCGACGGCTTAGGAAGATGTACCAGTCAGTTGAGTCAGATGATGATAGCTTTGGCGGAGAAAAGATAGGAGAAAAGATAATTGTCAATGACAGAATCCATGACAAAATCCAGGAAACTGACAATGAAGATAGCCTACCTATTTCATCTATTTACAAGAATAAAGCCTCTGGAAGGGTATTGGACAAAGAAATGGATGTTAGTGTTGTCAGAGGAGCTGGTGATGCCAGCAACAAGAAGGAGGAAGATggtgtaaataatatttttgaaacaaatcTAGAGGCTGGACATGTCCTTGTAGATAGTCAGACACATAG GGAAGCTGTGCCATCAAAGCACTTGGTAGATCCTTGCACATCTCTGGATGTTGGGGATATTAAAagtccaaaaaagaaaaagaagaaaaagaagaaaaaggaaaaagaggcAAAGAGTTCCTGTAGTGGCCGTTCTACCAAACTAGAAAATGTTATAAATGAGCTAAAAATGGAAGACATGACCCAGGTTATTGTGGCAGGAGGTAAACAAGAGCAGCATGTTGATGATAA GGAAACTGAGACCACAGATAAAATACTGCCTTCCTCTCAGGTTGATCATGGACTGGATGAAAAgccaaagaagaaaaggaaagaaagatcTAAAGAGGGGATGGTTTCAATTGCTACTGATGGTTATCATAACAGTCTTGTTAATCTGCCTCTAAGAAATGAACAACCCACAGTTAATGA TAGGGATGTTAAAATTTCAGGCAATGCTGCTGAGATGGATCCTAAAAAGAATAGagcaaagaggaaaaagaaataa
- the LOC106777672 gene encoding peptidyl-prolyl cis-trans isomerase FKBP43-like isoform X2, producing the protein MAFWGVEVKPGKPFTHKYEDSKGRLHISMATLGLGTAIAKSTLQCNVGNRSPVYLCSLYPGNAESLQLNLELEEVDHVLFSVIGPRSIHLCGYYLATARNANLIDDSESYGEDIADTETEKSDYSDEDGYDDSFIDDDIVPEASSPSLISKEEEASHENGPKIKKGSLRRLRKMYQSVESDDDSFGGEKIGEKIIVNDRIHDKIQETDNEDSLPISSIYKNKASGRVLDKEMDVSVVRGAGDASNKKEEDGVNNIFETNLEAGHVLVDSQTHREAVPSKHLVDPCTSLDVGDIKSPKKKKKKKKKKEKEAKSSCSGRSTKLENVINELKMEDMTQVIVAGGKQEQHVDDKETETTDKILPSSQVDHGLDEKPKKKRKERSKEGMVSIATDGYHNSLVNLPLRNEQPTVNEDVKISGNAAEMDPKKNRAKRKKK; encoded by the exons ATGGCTTTCTGGG GAGTGGAAGTGAAACCAGGAAAGCCTTTTACTCATAAATACGAGGATTCCAAAGGACGCCTCCATATTTCAATG GCCACTCTTGGGTTGGGCACTGCGATAGCAAAAAGCACACTGCAGTGCAATGTGGGAAACAGGAGCCCTGTATATCTATGCTCGCTCTATCCTGGAAACGCAGAGTCATTGCAATTAAACTTAGAGCTCGAAGAAGTTGATCATGTTCTTTTCTCTGTAATTGGTCCTCGGAGCATTCATCTCTGCGGGTACTATCTCGCCACTGCCCGCAACGCCAATCTTATTGATGATTC TGAATCATATGGAGAGGATATCGCTGATACAGAAACAGAGAAATCTGATTACAGTGACGAAGATGGGTATGATGATAGTTTCATTGACGATGACATTGTTCCAGAGGCTTCCTCACCATCTCTTATTTCCAAAGAAG AGGAAGCTTCTCATGAGAACGGaccaaaaattaagaaaggcAGTCTTCGACGGCTTAGGAAGATGTACCAGTCAGTTGAGTCAGATGATGATAGCTTTGGCGGAGAAAAGATAGGAGAAAAGATAATTGTCAATGACAGAATCCATGACAAAATCCAGGAAACTGACAATGAAGATAGCCTACCTATTTCATCTATTTACAAGAATAAAGCCTCTGGAAGGGTATTGGACAAAGAAATGGATGTTAGTGTTGTCAGAGGAGCTGGTGATGCCAGCAACAAGAAGGAGGAAGATggtgtaaataatatttttgaaacaaatcTAGAGGCTGGACATGTCCTTGTAGATAGTCAGACACATAG GGAAGCTGTGCCATCAAAGCACTTGGTAGATCCTTGCACATCTCTGGATGTTGGGGATATTAAAagtccaaaaaagaaaaagaagaaaaagaagaaaaaggaaaaagaggcAAAGAGTTCCTGTAGTGGCCGTTCTACCAAACTAGAAAATGTTATAAATGAGCTAAAAATGGAAGACATGACCCAGGTTATTGTGGCAGGAGGTAAACAAGAGCAGCATGTTGATGATAA GGAAACTGAGACCACAGATAAAATACTGCCTTCCTCTCAGGTTGATCATGGACTGGATGAAAAgccaaagaagaaaaggaaagaaagatcTAAAGAGGGGATGGTTTCAATTGCTACTGATGGTTATCATAACAGTCTTGTTAATCTGCCTCTAAGAAATGAACAACCCACAGTTAATGA GGATGTTAAAATTTCAGGCAATGCTGCTGAGATGGATCCTAAAAAGAATAGagcaaagaggaaaaagaaataa
- the LOC106777672 gene encoding peptidyl-prolyl cis-trans isomerase FKBP43-like isoform X3 translates to MAFWGVEVKPGKPFTHKYEDSKGRLHISMATLGLGTAIAKSTLQCNVGNRSPVYLCSLYPGNAESLQLNLELEEVDHVLFSVIGPRSIHLCGYYLATARNANLIDDSESYGEDIADTETEKSDYSDEDGYDDSFIDDDIVPEASSPSLISKEEEASHENGPKIKKGSLRRLRKMYQSVESDDDSFGGEKIGEKIIVNDRIHDKIQETDNEDSLPISSIYKNKASGRVLDKEMDVSVVRGAGDASNKKEEDGVNNIFETNLEAGHVLVDSQTHREAVPSKHLVDPCTSLDVGDIKSPKKKKKKKKKKEKEAKSSCSGRSTKLENVINELKMEDMTQVIVAGGKQEQHVDDKETETTDKILPSSQVDHGLDEKPKKKRKERSKEGMVSIATDGYHNSLVNLPLRNEQPTVNEQCC, encoded by the exons ATGGCTTTCTGGG GAGTGGAAGTGAAACCAGGAAAGCCTTTTACTCATAAATACGAGGATTCCAAAGGACGCCTCCATATTTCAATG GCCACTCTTGGGTTGGGCACTGCGATAGCAAAAAGCACACTGCAGTGCAATGTGGGAAACAGGAGCCCTGTATATCTATGCTCGCTCTATCCTGGAAACGCAGAGTCATTGCAATTAAACTTAGAGCTCGAAGAAGTTGATCATGTTCTTTTCTCTGTAATTGGTCCTCGGAGCATTCATCTCTGCGGGTACTATCTCGCCACTGCCCGCAACGCCAATCTTATTGATGATTC TGAATCATATGGAGAGGATATCGCTGATACAGAAACAGAGAAATCTGATTACAGTGACGAAGATGGGTATGATGATAGTTTCATTGACGATGACATTGTTCCAGAGGCTTCCTCACCATCTCTTATTTCCAAAGAAG AGGAAGCTTCTCATGAGAACGGaccaaaaattaagaaaggcAGTCTTCGACGGCTTAGGAAGATGTACCAGTCAGTTGAGTCAGATGATGATAGCTTTGGCGGAGAAAAGATAGGAGAAAAGATAATTGTCAATGACAGAATCCATGACAAAATCCAGGAAACTGACAATGAAGATAGCCTACCTATTTCATCTATTTACAAGAATAAAGCCTCTGGAAGGGTATTGGACAAAGAAATGGATGTTAGTGTTGTCAGAGGAGCTGGTGATGCCAGCAACAAGAAGGAGGAAGATggtgtaaataatatttttgaaacaaatcTAGAGGCTGGACATGTCCTTGTAGATAGTCAGACACATAG GGAAGCTGTGCCATCAAAGCACTTGGTAGATCCTTGCACATCTCTGGATGTTGGGGATATTAAAagtccaaaaaagaaaaagaagaaaaagaagaaaaaggaaaaagaggcAAAGAGTTCCTGTAGTGGCCGTTCTACCAAACTAGAAAATGTTATAAATGAGCTAAAAATGGAAGACATGACCCAGGTTATTGTGGCAGGAGGTAAACAAGAGCAGCATGTTGATGATAA GGAAACTGAGACCACAGATAAAATACTGCCTTCCTCTCAGGTTGATCATGGACTGGATGAAAAgccaaagaagaaaaggaaagaaagatcTAAAGAGGGGATGGTTTCAATTGCTACTGATGGTTATCATAACAGTCTTGTTAATCTGCCTCTAAGAAATGAACAACCCACAGTTAATGA GCAATGCTGCTGA
- the LOC106777685 gene encoding peptidyl-prolyl cis-trans isomerase FKBP15-3, with protein sequence MVDNGAYDLPDGNQSENRKAKKRKKMSKSQGNGEVVNSNITVYVERSGETDMMEGDRSNGEDAKPSNVRTLKNGLVIQEQEKGKKDGKIAASGKKIRIYYTGKLKENGAVFESNAGQTPFKFRLGKGEVIEGWDVGLEGMQVGEKRRLVIPPTLTSKSDGHSDKIPPNSWLIYDIELVKVH encoded by the exons ATGGTAGACAACGGTGCTTATGACTTACCTGATGGAAATCAATCTGAGAATAGAAAAGctaagaaaaggaagaaaatgagtAAAAGTCAGGGCAATGGGGAAGTTGTAAATTCTAATATCACTGTATATGTTGAGCGAAGTGGTGAGACTGACATGATGGAGGGGGACAGAAGTAACGGGGAAGATGCAAAACCTTCCAATGTTAGAACATTGAAAAATGGACTAGTTATTCAGGAACAAGAGAAGGGGAAAAAAGACGGCAAAATCGCAGCTTCAGGAAAAAAG ATTAGAATCTATTACACTGGCAAGTTGAAGGAAAATGGAGCTGTCTTTGAGTCAAACGCTGGCCAAACTCCTTTCAAATTTCGCCTTG GTAAAGGAGAGGTTATCGAGGGTTGGGATGTTGGCCTTGAAG GCATGCAAgttggagaaaagagaagactTGTCATTCCACCAACATTGAC GTCTAAGAGTGATGGACACTCTGACAAAATACCACCAAATTCATGGTTGATTTATGACATTGAACTAGTTAAAGTTCATTGA